cccaagCCGTCTAGGTGagaaatctgccgatgtgcccaagagtaaggcacttaaccctatttgctcctgtaagtcgctctggataagagcgtctactaaatgactaaaatgtaaaattaCACAATTGTCGTACTGTCGTGCAAAGCACTTTCCTTTAAGGTCCTATATGAAACAATTTGACCTTTAATTCCCGATCTAATTGAGTTTTCCGGTCTCCTTTTTTTATGTTCGTACAGTATACTGTTGTCATACCCATAATAATTGAGGACCCAGGCCTGAAGTAAGCATGATGTTTATTATCACTTATATGTTCAATATCATTACCATCACTACTTCTAAATTAGGATGGAAATATAGTATTATCTGTGTACATTATGGTACATGACCTACTCTTAGCTAggacttacagtgcattcggaaactattcagaccccttgaattttttcacattttgttatgttacagccttattctaaaatgtattaaattgtgttttcccctcatcaatctacacacactaccccataatgacaaagctaaaaaaaacaacatgtttttagaaatgtttgcaaaaaaacgtggaaaaagtcaaggggtctgaataatatatatttatatatatatgctaATAAATGTCTTCGTAACTCTTCTGTTTCAGTAATTACTGCAAGTCAACCTCCATAAGGATTCACACCTTGTTCTTACTTTTGCAGTGGGTATCGCACATTTATTTGAAGATATGTTAATTAAAGGACCAACTATAAACACATCCGTCTCACTACATACACTTCAAGACACTTCAGCATCTGACTACTAGGCTGTAGCATGCCTAGCTTCACTGCTCGTCTATAGTATGCCCCATTGACTTCCTATTTCAACATACACTatagtgtaacgaccctgggtttataagctttggatatcgactctgccgcttgagcatgcttttgggcacagtcgatagcgtgctggacttcgggctagaaggttgagggtttgagacctgctccctgcctgtttcattacaatatatacacaagaatgtggacaccccttcaaatgagtggattcggctatttcagccacacctgttactgacaggtgtataaaattgagcacacagccgtgcgatctccattgacaaacattggcagtagaatggctttactgaagtgctcagtgactttcaacgtggcaccgtcataggatgccagcattccagttagtcaaatttctgccctgctaagtgctgttattgtgaagtggaaacaggagcaacaacggctcagcctcgaagtggtatgccacacaagctcacagaacgggactgtcgagtgctgaagcacgtaccGGGTAAAAATGGTctttcctcagttgcaacacttactacaagttccaaactgcctctggaagcaacgtccgcacaagaactgttcgtcgggaacttcatgaaatgggtttccgtggccgagcagccgcacacatggCTAAGATCactatgcacaatgccaagcgtcggctggagtggtgtaaagctcgccgccattggactctggagcagtggaaacgttctctggagtgatgaatcacgcatcCCCCTCTGACAGTCcgacggatgccaggagaaagcaacctgcctgaatgcatagtgccaactgtaaagtttggtggaggaagaataatggtctggggctgtttttcattgttcgggctaggcccattagttccagtgaagggaaatcttagcgctacagcatacaatgacattctagaaaattctgtgcttccaactttgtggcaacagtttgaggaaggccctttcctgtttcagcattacaatgcccccgtgcacaaagcgaggtacattcagaaatggtttgtcgagatcggtgtggaagaacttgactggcctgcacagagccctgacctgaaCTCCATCAAACACCTGCATCAGTTCCCTGCCTcaataatgctcttgtggctgaaaggATGTAAGTCCCCACagaaatgttcctacatctagtggaaagccttcccagaagagtggaggctgttatagcaagaAAGGGGGGACGACTccattttaatgcccatgattttgcaatgagatgtttgatgagcaggtgtccacatacttttggtcatgtagcacATCTCGACTGGAACTGCCCAGACACTCAAACATACATATCCTGTACTTCTAAGAATGATTTACAAAGTCGTTTTGCTGACTATTCTTGTCAGTGGCCTTGAAGACCTTCAGCGAAGTAAACATGTTTTGACCAACTTCTTTTCACCTACACAAAATCTGAATATTGCTTTTCAAGACCCAACACTAATACTACGGGAGCCAAAATAGGAATGCTTTCAGGCTTTTCAAAACGTGGATGAATTCCCCTTTTCAAACCACGTGTTCAAAATATGTCACTCATTTGTTTCATGTCCGCTTGGGATTAATCCCTCTGTAAGAACTAGTAACAGTGTAACTATAGTCATTCCTTTTAGCTCATAAACCAACCCAATGTTCAGTCATTGCATTTGTTATTACCGAAAAAGGTAGTCGGGAATAACAAATGTTTGAACTTTGACCATTTCTCACATTTTGAAACAGGAGACTGGGCACTTGCAGTTGAAGATTTCAAAATGTCCGCCTTAATATTCCCTCTTTGTCTTTCACAGAATGACAATGAATGTGTCCTACCTGGCTCACTCAGAGCAGCTGTCCAAAGACACATTTGAGTACATTGACTGTGGAGCCAACACCACCATTCCCCACCCTATCGGGCAAATGATTTTTGAACAATGAAAGCCTGGCAACGAGGAATTCCcaaagtgaaaatatgtattATAAACAAGATCGACTCATCAAAGGGAAATGTATACGTATTGTAGTAGACAATATTAATAATTCTAGTATTGTCCTCTGCTCTGCCCACATTATTTGCTGTGCAATAATTATTCTAAAGTAGTTTTCCGAATGATTTACGAACTGTGAAAGTACACGTTGGTTGTTTTAACATAATTGTAGGGATTTAGAACATATATATGAGATGTGTGACAATGATTCAGAATACAAATTAAATTCCACGAGACATGTTATGTGTACTTTAAAGTTTACTGCATTGATATTCAGTATGCAATTGGCTTGTAATTCCACTAACCTCCATTAACCTTACAGTATATAACAAGGTATATAACGTTTCCTAAGTGTTGCCATGATTTGACTGTGAGAGGAATGGTGCAGTGAAGTGACAACTTTCCTGGACAGGGTGTGGACTCGGACTATTTGCACACTTGGAACTTTTGAGGGACTTGGCTGAAATACCTAGCACCTTTACCCCATGTCAGTGTCTTCAAagaaatattttaaaaagtagTGCATGATGGTTACAGCTACAGACGTTGATGTACTGTAGGAGCGGTTATTGTTGCCATGCAGAGCCTCTAACAATAAGGTGGTGCTGTCACGCTGTCCCTAGCAACCACTGCTGTGAGTACTGGATGGACTGAAACACATCAAACAACAATCTTCATGAATCTGATGTCATCAATGCAGAGTTTCGGATTTGTCCTTTTAGAAAGAATCCCAATTTGAGGTTAAATCACGTTTCTAGAATATGATTGAATTTCCCTGTCAATCGTCACAACATGATTAGTAACATAAATAGGCCATATTCTACTCTCAATTTCTTAGATTGAAACCATGAAAGCTGCCGCCCCTGGTAACTAGAGGTCCTATGGTAGTAGAATGGACATGTTTGGCTAAGGTTGTCCCCATAACTCAACAGTGTGTGATGCAAGAACGGAACTCACTATCTGTCGTCAATCTGGGCACTGTAGCTGTCTTTGTTAGTGTGCACACTTGCAGTGCACAGTTTCGCCTGCTATAAAGAGAAAAGCATATAGAGAGAGGGTTATAAAGAAGTTAGATTCAGTTAATTGCATAGACATGTATAACCTCTAGCAAGGGATGAGAATACCTTAACCCAGCGGCACATCCAGCACAATGGGTAGGACTGGCATGTTTGGCGCCTCCGGTTGGCTCTCTACCATCAGAACAGGTCACTTCACATCCTATACATCCAAGAGAGAAATCATCTCTTTATACACATTGCTAAGGCTCTGTGATTTAGTCTACCACTGGAATAACATTGTGACCTTGACTGAAATAGCTACGGTATCAACAATGTCCTACTGTCCTATATGTCTCCTACTTTAATGTCATCGCTAATTATAGGAACAATGGCCCTCCCTGCCTTATGAGTGATAGTCACGCGACGTTCTGCCTGCGCCGTGCTTCCCACGCTGTGAAGAAGGAGGACGTTTACAGTATTGGACCACATAGCGTAATCTGCGCATTGTAATTACCCTGATTGATGAGCACTCAAGAACCTGGGCTCGTTTGAGTGGTAAGGCGAATGTAACCGACTGTCAAAAGTCGGACACTACCCACTGGACACAGACCTCAATTCAACTCCACGTTGGTTCAAATGATGTAGAAGCTATGGGCAATGCCTACAGATAATTTGTTCCTTTAACATGGTGGGATCAGTTTGCGcctgtaaaattaattatgtgagaaatggccatttaacttgtattttttatcCGTTACATTGACATTTTACTGCAAAAGTTATGTTTATGTGCGCCACGTCATCATGCACAGCCTTTTTTCTGCAACAAATccatttgatggaaacacatctctggtaGGAAAATGCACATActgtttttatgcagattttcgAATATTCACATAAACATCTGTCGCCAATGGAACGCAAACCTAGTTACTGatgtggttttccaacagcaaggctcagtgcaacatggcagtgttgccagtaaccacgtttccatccacagtttttatggtAAAAATACTTAATGACCTTTGATCAGCAGTCAACATGTAGGTGCAAGTCAGGCAATTTTTATCCTAGTAATGTAATAATACACTTTGAAAGGCCGTGAACTTCACAAAAGTGATCCACTCGAACGCGCCCCCTATGATGCAATCCTTTGAAAACTGCATGCACCGACTAGCTACATCTAATCACAGAATCGAGTTGAATATAATAGAATAACTGTTTGCGCAATAATACATACGATCAATTCACAAACTGCATTGATTATGTTTATACTAAAACATAAATTATAATTGATTACTTTCCTAAATAGACAAAAATGCACTTGCCAATGAGCTCTCCAGACAGCAACAACAGGACAACATCAACTGCCATTACTGAAGACAGATCTGACTGTGCTTCTGGTTGTGGCAACATGACATGATAATGACAATGCAAGATTAAACAAAACTGTTTTGTTCAATGAATTCCATCCCATTTTtacccagtgtgtgggtagtggttATGTTTGACACAAGGTGGCGCCAAAGTCTGTCCAtaccatagaattaggaattagacacatttataggatctctatggtcCATACACTCAGCAGGGGAATATATTATTGAGTGACGTCATCTCGGGTTGTCGTTCTAGCAGTTGTGCGCGCTATTCCACTCCACTGTTTATTGCTCCACCAGTGCAGGGAGCAGACGGACAGATATGAGCGCGCAGAGATAAACTATATTTGGATGTATGAATATATGGATGTGGTCGCTGCGCTAGGATTATGCCATATTTGTACATTCAAGAGGTCTAGAAGGTAAATATATTTGACAATAGTTTTTATCAGGTTATTTATTATACGATTTTGTACAGATAGAGATAGGGTATCTTACTGCAATGCCGTCTGAGTTGTAATGCTATGCACATGGTTGGTGAGAGCGGTTTCATTCCAATAAAATGTCTCACTCATAGAAGGCAAATCTGCAGTTTTATCACAAATTTCATTCCTCAGATTGGTTCCAGAATTACAGTCAGGCTATTTTCTCACAATTAAGGAGTTGGGATGGAAGCCTATGGataaaatatgggttgtatttattgAAGTTGTGTGTTTCTTTTTAGAAACCAAATCCTCATAAAAACAATTGGATTATAATCGCAATCATATCCCAGCGTTAACTGCATTCAGTGTGCAAATGCATAGATATTCCCTCATTCATATTAAACTTGTAGGCAATGTGCCCCAAGAGAGCCATTGGGATTTGACTGTATTATGAGGATTAGAATAGTGGCAAAAAAATACAACTATAACAACCAGCCACCAATTAAATGTTGTCAGCCCTACCGCTCCTTACAATTTTAAACCCAAACCATAATTTATCTTGATCAATTCAGAATGAAATTGTGCCATCTGGACATTTCCTATGACCAACAATAAAATGGACCTTGTCTTGGGCTATGGCTGTTATGGTTGTGGTTTTATTCCAACAAAGGATAACCAATTGGTCTCAATTGTTGCTTGGCTAGTTGCAATTCAATTGAATAACAATTGCATTAGTCATTGATCAGTCTCATTATTTGCAGACATATCAACTAACCATAGAAGCAatcattaatgtgttgtattacagTGTCTAATGACATTTCCTGTCTGTGTCATTGTTTATTATTGTGTAATCGCACACATCAATTGTTGTGATACCTGTCAATCTCATTGTCTAGTCTTTAAATAGTAACTcatttttgtgtttgtgttttgatAAGGTCCACAGTTCTGCGGCCATCCAGTCTGCCACCTTCACCTTTGAAGAGGGTGCCAATGCCAACCTGTTAGAAAGGATTAACCAGAATTTGCCACCTCACATAAAGAGGTGAGAACATCCCATTGCCATGGGGAACCAGTTGACCGAGATAGCCCCCAACACCCCTTTCCTGCAAAACTTCCAGTCCTTACACGTTGTGGTGATTGGCCTGGATGCGGCTGGCAAAACCTCTCTGCTCTACAGACTGAAACTCAAGGAGTTTGTCAAGACCATCCCGACCAAGGGCTTTAACACGGAGAAGATCAAGGTAGCGGTGGGCAGCTCGCGGGCCATCACCTTCCAGGTCTGGGACGTAGGGGGCCAGGAGAAGCTGCGGCCCCTCTGGAAGTCGTACACGAGGCGGACCGATGGCATGGTGTTCGTGGTGGACTCCACCGAGACCGAACGTATGGAGGAGGCCAAGGTGGAGCTTCACAAGATCACCCGTACCTCGGAGAACCAGGGGGTGCCCGTCCTGGTGCTGGCCAACAAGCAGGACCTGGCCTCGGCTCTGTCTGTGAATGAGGTGGAGAAGGCCCTGGCTGTCCATGAACTGAATGCCTCCACACTGCACCATGTACAGAGCTGCAGCGCCGTGGATGGACAGGGCTTACAACCAGGCCTAGAGAAACTCTACGAGATGATCCTGATGAGGAAGAAGATGGTGAAACACAACAAACATAGAAAGAGATAAGCCTTTGGTTGTCCTGAGTTACAGGGATATTTATGTACTGACTATGTGACTCTTTGAGCAGAAGTCCCGCCCCTTTAAATAAAAAGGAGGGCTTTTTGGCCAACAAAGATGGCCCAGGGGACAGGAGAAATGGATTTGGCCTTTATGTGACATGCAGTATTGATACACTGTGTCTTTCATACCTTGTATTAGCCACGCAGCTGCCATTTGGATACAATAAATATGTAATAGCCACAACAGGATGCTGCCTATGACATATTTTATCACACAAAGTTAGACTTACTTGTTTGCACCACAACACATTAGGAATATGATACTGAACTTTGAACTCTGTACTCTGGATTTACATGACACATTTACATGATATGAAGCTAAATGGTATAGATATCAAATAGGACACTAAGGctattacagtattattattaattatttttttattccAAGTGCATTGCACTTATGCCACAGAGGTTAAGTTTCAGTTGGATTCATACTGTTTTCAGAAGTTGTAAACTGTTTGTAACACTGAATAATTAATAAATCAGCACACTGTGTTAAATATATGTTGATATCTATTGAGACAATAGCATAGTGTAAAGCTAACACAGCATGCATTTTAATGGGGCTTGGGACTAAATGCATTTAGCTGTATGTTGTTAAAGGATGGCAAAAGGAAGCcatcttcaaatcaaattgtattcgtcacatgctttgtaaacaacagatgatgactaacagtgaaatgcttacttacaaggcaGAGAGAAAATAATTAAATAATAGCATAGTAATAATACGTGATAATGAAAGTAATAATAGATATACAATGAGTAACCTTAACTTGGTTATCTACAAGTGGTACCAGTgccgagttgatgtgcaggggtagaaggtatttgaggtagatgtgcacatataacagtagcagcagcgtatgtgatgagtcaaaaaaagttagtgcaaaaaggctCAATTCACatagtccaggtagctatttggttaactatttaactacatacagtaccagtcaaaagtttg
This DNA window, taken from Oncorhynchus nerka isolate Pitt River linkage group LG23, Oner_Uvic_2.0, whole genome shotgun sequence, encodes the following:
- the LOC115106450 gene encoding ADP-ribosylation factor-like protein 4D, encoding MGNQLTEIAPNTPFLQNFQSLHVVVIGLDAAGKTSLLYRLKLKEFVKTIPTKGFNTEKIKVAVGSSRAITFQVWDVGGQEKLRPLWKSYTRRTDGMVFVVDSTETERMEEAKVELHKITRTSENQGVPVLVLANKQDLASALSVNEVEKALAVHELNASTLHHVQSCSAVDGQGLQPGLEKLYEMILMRKKMVKHNKHRKR